The Fulvia fulva chromosome 13, complete sequence genome window below encodes:
- a CDS encoding putative alpha/beta-glucosidase agdC, producing the protein MAPPARIVGAALALSTAALASPLALTRRQNGTTPTQCPGYSASDIQTSANGLTARLTLAGSPCNVYGTDLEDLTLTVEYQTDNRLHVLIQDAAQQVYQLPESVFPRPAFTGVDSTASNLDFDYVESPFSFTVKRKSSGEVLFDTSAASLIFEDQYVRLRTWVPDEPNLYGTGEHTDPFKLNTSNYTRTAWNRDAYGTPPGTNLYGTHPVHYDHRGANGTHAVFLLNSNGMNYKIDDSDGTYLEYDLLGGVLDFYFVAGPTPVEASIQYSEIVGKSAMQPYWGFGFHQCRYGYQDVYNVAEVVANYSAANIPLETMWTDIDYMHLRWVFTLDEDRYPLELMRELVSTLHERQQQYIVMVDPAVAYQDYDAFNNGVEDDIFMKKNGSIYKGVVWPGVTAFPDWFHPNTQNYWDEEFLSFFDPDAGVDIDGLWIDMNDPSNFCNYPCSNPEQEAQALGNPPRPPAVRLGSPRPIAGFGPDFQPICKAQITFNVVAETFFGENIIVYGNVSTIGGADITNAAPLGATNYPTWSATIDFPANTVVSFQYVRAQPDGTYVYEASNHTITTGSCNSTAQATNDTITTTSPPQSAKVRRSAAFSAKRHHTSFNYKRQATGDKKGLPGRDLINPAYNIENEAGRLSNKTADTDIVLYNGLVEYDTHNLYGSMMSESSRISMLARRPALRPLIITRSTYAGAGAQVGKWLGDNISNWFSYLISIKENLEFSAMYQVAMVGSDVCGFGSDTTENLCARWAMIGAFSPFYRNHNQNDAISQEFYLWPIVTSAAQNAIDIRYRLLDYFYTAFHHQNQTGTPSIQPMFYHHPDDANTFSLGYQFYYGPGLLVAPVTEEDSTTATFYLPDEIYYDFYTHATIEGTGANYTVNDVAYDSIPLYYKGGNILAQRVNSANTTTELRKQNFEIIIAPSRDGTAEGDLYFDDGVSEVQSSTSLIHFDYSADGTFRMTGQFGYDSRVVIESITVLGSTVSNSTLGTARTKVVDNQQISLQQEYEAQV; encoded by the exons ATGGCTCCTCCTGCACGCATCGTTGGTGCGGCTTTGGCACTGTCTACTGCCGCACTCGCATCACCACTCGCTCTCACCCGCCGACAGAACGGCACTACCCCGACCCAATGTCCAGGCTACTCAGCCAGCGACATCCAGACCAGCGCCAATGGTCTGACTGCAAGACTCACCCTGGCCGGCTCGCCTTGCAACGTCTACGGCACTGATCTCGAAGACTTGACCTTGACTGTTGAGTATCAGACTG ACAACCGCTTGCACGTCCTGATTCAGGATGCCGCCCAGCAAGTCTACCAGCTCCCCGAGTCCGTCTTCCCTCGACCTGCCTTCACCGGTGTTGACTCCACCGCGAGCAACCTCGACTTTGACTACGTCGAGAGCCCCTTCAGCTTCACCGTGAAGCGCAAGTCCTCGGGCGAGGTCCTGTTCGATACTTCAGCAGCTTCGCTGATATTTGAGGATCAATACGTGCGCTTGAGAACATGGGTACCAGACGAGCCGAACCTGTACGGCACTGGAGAGCACACCGATCCATT CAAGCTGAACACGAGCAACTACACACGCACAGCATGGAACCGTGATGCATACGGTACCCCGCCTGGCACCAACCTCTACGGGACCCACCCAGTCCACTACGATCACCGTGGCGCCAATGGCACGCACGCTGTGTTCCTGCTCAACTCAAACGGCATGAATTACAAGATCGACGACAGCGATGGCACATACCTCGAGTATGACTTGCTTGGTGGAGTcttagacttctacttcGTGGCGGGCCCCACTCCTGTGGAAGCTTCCATACAGTACTCGGAGATTGTGGGCAAGTCTGCCATGCAGCCGTACTGGGGCTTTGGTTTCCACCAATGTCGTTATGGATACCAGGATGTCTACAACGTTGCTGAAGTGGTTGCAAACTACTCTGCGGCCAACATTCCTCTGGAGACTATGTGGACCGACATCGACTACATGCACCTGCGATGGGTCTTCACCCTCGACGAGGATCGCTACCCACTCGAACTCATGCGAGAACTGGTCTCGACACTGCACGAACGCCAACAGCAGTACATCGTGATGGTTGATCCAGCGGTTGCGTACCAAGATTATGATGCTTTCAACAACGGAGTTGAGGACGACATCTTCATGAAGAAGAACGGGAGCATCTACAAGGGTGTTGTCTGGCCTGGTGTTACCGCTTTCCCTGATTGGTTCCATCCAAACACTCAGAACTACTGGGACGAGGAATTCCTGAGCTTCTTCGATCCTGACGCTGGTGTGGACATTGATGGGCTCTGGATCGACATGAATGACCCCAGCAACTTCTGCAACTACCCGTGCAGCAACCCTGAGCAGGAAGCACAAGCGCTTGGCAACCCACCACGACCACCAGCCGTTCGACTCGGATCTCCTCGTCCTATTGCTGGCTTTGGACCAGATTTCCAGCCCATTTGCAAGGCTCAAATCACCTTCAACGTGGTCGCAGAGACCTTCTTCGGCGAGAACATCATCGTCTACGGCAATGTCTCGACCATTGGTGGTGCTGACATCACAAATGCGGCACCTCTTGGCGCAACCAACTACCCGACGTGGAGTGCAACCATCGACTTTCCTGCCAACACTGTTGTCTCTTTCCAGTATGTTCGTGCTCAACCCGATGGCACTTACGTTTACGAGGCTTCGAACCATACCATCACTACTGGTTCTTGCAACAGCACGGCCCAAGCGACCAATGACACTATCACCACGACCTCGCCACCTCAGAGCGCGAAGGTCAGACGCTCTGCCGCCTTCTCAGCGAAGAGACACCACACTTCGTTCAACTACAAGCGACAAGCTACTGGTGACAAGAAGGGTCTTCCTGGACGCGATCTCATCAACCCTGCCTACAACATCGAGAACGAAGCGGGCCGCCTGAGCAATAAGACAGCAGACACCGATATCGTGCTCTACAACGGACTTGTCGAATACGACACACACAACCTCTACGGCTCCATGATGTCCGAGTCTTCTCGCATTTCTATGCTTGCCCGTCGTCCAGCACTCCGACCGCTCATCATCACTCGTTCCACATATGCTGGCGCAGGCGCACAAGTCGGCAAGTGGCTTGGTGACAACATCTCGAACTGGTTCTCCTATCTGATCTCCATCAAGGAGAATCTCGAGTTTAGCGCCATGTACCAAGTGGCAATGGTCGGATCTGATGTGTGTGGCTTCGGCTCTGACACGACTGAGAATCTCTGCGCACGCTGGGCAATGATTGGTGCCTTCTCGCCATTCTACCGCAACCACAACCAGAACGACGCAATCTCGCAGGAGTTCTACCTTTGGCCGATCGTCACCTCTGCCGCTCAGAATGCCATCGACATTAGGTACAGACTGCTTGACTATTTCTACACGGCTTTCCACCACCAGAACCAGACCGGCACGCCCAGCATCCAGCCAATGTTCTACCATCACCCGGATGACGCGAACACCTTCTCGTTGGGCTACCAGTTCTACTACGGCCCTGGTCTGCTTGTGGCGCCAGTCACAGAAGAGGACAGCACAACGGCCACTTTCTACCTCCCAGATGAGATCTACTACGACTTCTACACGCACGCCACAATCGAAGGCACCGGCGCCAACTATACCGTCAACGATGTTGCATACGACTCCATCCCGCTCTACTACAAGGGTGGCAACATCTTGGCCCAGCGTGTCAACTCCGCCAACACGACCACCGAGCTGCGCAAGCAGAACTTCGAGATCATCATTGCTCCAAGCCGAGACGGCACTGCCGAAGGCGACCTCTATTTCGACGACGGCGTCAGTGAGGTCCAGTCGAGCACCTCTCTGATCCACTTCGACTACTCCGCAGATGGTACCTTCCGCATGACGGGCCAATTCGGCTACGACTCTCGCGTTGTCATCGAGAGCATCACAGTCCTCGGCAGCACTGTCAGCAACTCGACTCTCGGCACAGCGCGCACAAAGGTCGTGGACAACCAGCAGATCTCGCTGCAGCAAGAGTATGAAGCGCAGGTATAG
- a CDS encoding Deoxyribose-phosphate aldolase, whose product MTTEMSGGKVVGVEEWVVLIREVEGKVQEVVREGRTYEVPSSGVAGTIDHTLLKLDATEEQVTMLCEEARREGFASVCVRPDFIPHALSSLKGTPIPIAAVIGFHEGTYPLAHKLDETSLSTTSGALELDIVLNYPDLISKSYSKIYTELSTLRAKAPAPVVLKLILETSQLNAQQIVAACVIADKAGFEFVKTSTGFNGEGATVENVRLMRACCEVLASPERKMKVKASGGIRTLGDAVKMLEAGASRLGCSAGVAIAEEGRGGNKAERGDGGY is encoded by the exons ATGACGACGGAGATGAGTGGTGGGAAGGTGGTGGGGGTGGAGGAGTGGGTGGTGTTGATAAGGGAGGTGGAGGGGAAGGTGCAAGAGGTGGTGAGGGAGGGGAGGACGTATGAGGTGCCGAGCAGTGGTGTTGCGGGCACGATTGATCATACGTTGTTGAAGCTTGATGCGACGGAGGAGCAGGTTACGATGTTGTGTGAGGAGGCGAGGAGGGAGGGGTTTGCG TCCGTCTGCGTCCGCCCCGACTTCATCCCCCACGCCCTCTCCAGCCTCAAAGGCACCCCGATCCCCATCGCCGCCGTAATCGGTTTCCACGAAGGCACATATCCTCTGGCCCACAAACTCGACGAAACTTCTCTCTCCACCACCTCCGGCGCCCTCGAACTCGACATCGTCCTCAACTACCCCGACCTCATCTCCAAGTCCTACTCCAAGATATACACCGAACTCTCAACCCTTCGCGCAAAAGCGCCCGCCCCAGTGGTCCTCAAACTAATCCTCGAGACATCGCAACTGAACGCACAGCAAATTGTAGCAGCATGCGTGATTGCCGATAAGGCAGGCTTTGAGTTTGTAAAGACGAGTACGGGGTTCAATGGGGAGGGGGCTACGGTGGAAAATGTTAGGTTGATGAGGGCGTGTTGTGAGGTGCTCGCGAGTCCGGAGAGGAAGATGAAGGTCAAGGCGAGTGGAGGGATTAGAACACTGGGGGATGCTGTGAAGATGTTGGAGGCTGGGGCGAGTCGGTTGGGGTGTAGTGCTGGTGTTGCTATTGCGGAGGAGGGCAGGGGTGGGAACAAGGCGGAGAGGGGGGATGGGGGGTATTAG